In Pseudomonas sp. MYb327, one DNA window encodes the following:
- a CDS encoding amino acid ABC transporter ATP-binding protein, translated as MQSAQSLTQQTPAISLRAVNKFFGSQQVLFDVDLEVQPGEVVVIIGPSGSGKSTLCRCINRLETVTSGDIFLHGERLPEEGGALAKIRAKVGMVFQSFNLFSHRTALQNVAMGPRKVLGMRGADADAWALQLLDQVGLAHKGKSYPAELSGGQQQRVALARSLAMKPSVMLFDEPTSALDPEMVNEVLKVMVDLARTGMTMVVVTHEMGFARSAADRIIFMDAGRIVESAPPETFFSAPRSERAREFLSKVLAH; from the coding sequence ATGCAATCGGCCCAATCGCTAACTCAACAAACGCCGGCCATTTCATTGCGCGCCGTCAACAAATTTTTCGGCAGTCAGCAAGTGCTGTTTGATGTTGACCTGGAGGTACAGCCTGGTGAAGTGGTGGTGATCATCGGCCCGTCCGGCTCTGGGAAATCGACTCTGTGCCGTTGCATCAACCGCCTGGAAACCGTCACCAGTGGCGATATTTTTCTGCACGGCGAGCGCCTGCCGGAAGAGGGTGGGGCACTGGCCAAGATTCGCGCAAAGGTCGGAATGGTCTTCCAGAGCTTCAACCTGTTTTCCCATCGCACCGCGTTGCAAAACGTTGCGATGGGCCCGCGAAAAGTCCTCGGCATGCGCGGCGCGGATGCAGACGCATGGGCCTTGCAACTGCTGGACCAGGTTGGTCTGGCACACAAGGGCAAGTCGTATCCCGCTGAATTGTCGGGTGGCCAGCAACAGCGAGTGGCGCTGGCCCGGTCACTGGCGATGAAACCCAGCGTGATGCTGTTCGACGAACCGACCTCGGCGCTGGATCCGGAAATGGTCAACGAGGTGCTCAAGGTCATGGTCGATCTGGCGCGCACCGGGATGACCATGGTGGTCGTCACCCATGAAATGGGCTTCGCCCGCTCCGCCGCCGATCGCATCATTTTCATGGACGCCGGTCGGATCGTCGAAAGCGCTCCGCCCGAGACATTTTTCAGCGCCCCACGCTCGGAGCGCGCCCGCGAGTTTCTGTCCAAAGTCCTTGCACACTGA
- a CDS encoding YdeI/OmpD-associated family protein: MTTIDVKSRFEAKLLRPATPGNDTSWAFLVLPGDASEQLPRRGRTTVEGTINGHHFQATLEPDGQLSHWLQVSKELLEAAGAAVGDIVTLELAPVKKEPEPDIPADFQEALAATPEARKVWNNTTTIARVDWIHWITSAKQLKTRAKRIGDACDMLASGKKHVCCFDQSGYYSKAFRAPEADNS; the protein is encoded by the coding sequence ATGACCACAATCGATGTGAAATCCCGATTCGAAGCAAAGCTTCTCCGTCCGGCAACGCCTGGTAATGATACGTCGTGGGCCTTCCTGGTACTGCCAGGAGACGCGAGTGAACAGCTTCCGAGGCGAGGAAGGACGACAGTTGAAGGCACAATCAATGGGCACCACTTCCAGGCAACCCTTGAGCCGGATGGACAACTGAGCCATTGGCTGCAGGTCAGCAAAGAGTTACTCGAAGCCGCAGGCGCGGCTGTTGGGGACATCGTTACGCTGGAGCTAGCCCCTGTGAAGAAGGAACCCGAGCCTGACATCCCGGCCGATTTTCAGGAGGCACTGGCAGCCACCCCTGAGGCTCGTAAAGTCTGGAACAATACGACGACCATCGCACGAGTAGACTGGATACACTGGATTACTTCAGCCAAGCAGCTCAAGACCCGCGCAAAACGAATCGGTGATGCCTGCGATATGCTCGCCTCCGGCAAGAAGCACGTTTGCTGTTTCGACCAGTCCGGTTACTACAGCAAGGCCTTCCGTGCGCCCGAGGCGGATAATTCTTGA
- a CDS encoding glutamate ABC transporter substrate-binding protein, whose amino-acid sequence MRLNRIASLGVSLLATCMFASFASASTVEQFPADSTMAKVQKRGKLVVGSSLNTLMFSSRNPMTGEVEGFEADLARMLAKKLTGSEDNIEWVSTTPENRIPLVENKRVDMVIATMTVTDERKKVIGFAGPYYLAGQDSLVRADDDSIKKTADLDGKTVCVLSGTTVERNLKPLAPTAKIVTFSDASACVEGLIDKRFDAYVDDGATLVGESIRQPGKMRVVGTPFTEEPYGIAVIKEDTTWRDWLNSQLSASIENGQWKEMYGKDLQEGLGAPQVPVIEQ is encoded by the coding sequence ATGCGCTTAAATCGAATCGCTTCCCTCGGTGTCTCCCTCCTGGCTACCTGCATGTTCGCCTCGTTCGCGTCGGCCTCTACCGTTGAGCAGTTTCCGGCCGATTCGACCATGGCCAAGGTCCAGAAGCGCGGCAAGCTGGTCGTTGGCAGCTCGCTCAATACCCTGATGTTTTCGTCGCGCAATCCCATGACCGGGGAGGTGGAAGGCTTCGAGGCTGACCTCGCCCGAATGCTGGCGAAGAAGCTCACCGGTTCCGAAGACAACATCGAATGGGTCAGCACCACACCGGAAAACCGCATTCCGCTGGTCGAAAACAAACGCGTCGACATGGTCATTGCGACCATGACCGTGACCGATGAGCGAAAAAAGGTCATTGGCTTCGCGGGCCCGTACTACCTCGCCGGCCAGGATTCTCTGGTCCGCGCGGATGACGATTCGATCAAAAAGACCGCCGACCTGGACGGCAAGACGGTCTGCGTTCTGAGCGGCACCACCGTAGAGCGCAACCTCAAGCCATTGGCACCTACGGCCAAGATCGTGACGTTCAGCGATGCCTCGGCTTGCGTTGAGGGGCTGATCGACAAGCGCTTCGACGCTTACGTCGACGACGGTGCGACGCTGGTCGGTGAGTCCATACGTCAGCCCGGAAAAATGCGCGTGGTCGGCACGCCGTTCACCGAAGAGCCTTATGGCATTGCCGTCATCAAGGAGGACACGACCTGGCGTGACTGGCTCAACAGCCAACTGAGCGCTTCTATCGAGAATGGTCAGTGGAAGGAAATGTACGGCAAGGATCTGCAAGAGGGACTCGGTGCGCCTCAGGTGCCAGTGATCGAACAGTAA
- a CDS encoding DUF1206 domain-containing protein, producing MSAQNTLVTLARGGYAARGVLYLIIGIFALLAAQDSTKPKDSHKSLEALLSQPFGYVLVGLVVAGLIAFAGWRILQAIRDVDHHGTKLKGLVIRAGLLAGGLVNGALAFFALGLLITGVRSSSSSGGQETKDLLAHLLSWDHSNVLVYLVALVPLGVGLAHIIKGWKASFEKYFEADEDVMRYIRPVSRFGLIARGVVFIEIALLLAISGSRYQATDPPGMKEALDALQNLPGGALILMVMALGLIAFSVYSFAEAAWRKINMDVVGVSKF from the coding sequence ATGTCCGCTCAAAACACCCTAGTCACACTCGCTCGGGGCGGATATGCCGCTCGGGGCGTTCTGTATCTGATCATAGGTATCTTCGCTCTGCTGGCGGCTCAAGACTCGACAAAACCCAAGGACAGTCACAAAAGTCTGGAGGCGTTGTTAAGCCAGCCTTTTGGTTATGTATTGGTAGGGCTAGTGGTGGCCGGTCTGATCGCCTTCGCTGGGTGGCGAATATTGCAAGCCATTCGCGATGTCGATCATCACGGTACGAAACTCAAGGGGTTGGTGATTCGCGCAGGTTTATTGGCGGGAGGTTTGGTTAACGGAGCACTTGCGTTTTTTGCATTGGGCCTTCTCATCACCGGCGTTAGGAGTTCAAGCAGTTCCGGAGGTCAGGAGACAAAGGATTTACTGGCACATCTTTTATCTTGGGATCACTCAAATGTATTGGTCTACCTCGTAGCGCTCGTCCCGCTCGGCGTAGGTCTTGCTCACATCATCAAGGGATGGAAGGCATCGTTCGAGAAATACTTTGAGGCTGACGAAGATGTGATGCGTTACATACGCCCGGTCTCTCGATTTGGACTCATAGCCCGAGGCGTGGTGTTTATCGAGATAGCCCTACTCCTGGCGATCAGCGGCTCCCGTTATCAAGCTACGGATCCACCTGGCATGAAAGAAGCCCTTGATGCACTCCAGAACCTGCCAGGCGGAGCCTTGATCCTAATGGTAATGGCTCTTGGGTTGATCGCCTTTTCGGTCTACAGCTTTGCCGAAGCCGCCTGGCGCAAAATAAACATGGATGTGGTTGGCGTATCGAAATTTTAG
- a CDS encoding carbohydrate porin, with translation MFLAVRFSHAGCGLLLGLTCCATLPAFADTDSNLLTRNTLTGDWGGLRHQMDQDGIKFTGDYSGETAYNADGGLHRSARYSQNIKLGAQFDLGKMYGVDNAGKIQLTINDRRGNSASEDLVGNRLPIQENYGGLYTRLTELSYERSLFTPKLNVKLGYMAMGNDLGGLDSGILCNFMNAGFCGHPLNMSGGSGWTNYPNAHLGVRVKYDLSSSWQLRVAAFNVDPESNGNSSRAWHLGPKQTTGTVVPIELVYKHAGEFPGEYKAGYYYDSSDVKRIGSDKDVSGRSGHYLLIDQAVWNSQTSEGRSLHAFGQYSAASEAASPFSKWYGTGVVLYKPFEGRPRDTVALGYGRAVPNPRSRDVQQDAALANGTTFPNLDSAEQLIELGYGYQATPWLTLRPNVQYIIEPGAFSGQDIDNALVLGLQVKAAL, from the coding sequence ATGTTTTTGGCTGTTCGCTTTTCTCATGCAGGCTGCGGCTTGCTGTTGGGCTTGACCTGCTGCGCCACCCTCCCCGCCTTCGCCGATACCGATTCGAATCTTTTGACCCGCAATACCCTGACCGGTGATTGGGGTGGTCTGCGCCATCAGATGGATCAGGACGGCATCAAATTCACCGGCGACTACAGCGGCGAAACTGCCTACAACGCCGATGGCGGCCTGCACCGTTCGGCCCGTTACTCGCAGAACATCAAGCTCGGCGCGCAGTTCGACCTAGGCAAAATGTACGGCGTGGATAATGCCGGCAAAATTCAGCTGACCATCAACGACCGACGCGGCAATAGCGCCTCCGAGGATCTGGTCGGCAACCGTCTGCCCATCCAGGAAAACTACGGCGGTCTCTACACTCGCCTGACTGAACTGAGTTACGAGCGCAGCCTGTTCACTCCGAAGCTCAACGTGAAGCTGGGTTACATGGCCATGGGCAACGACCTCGGTGGCCTGGACAGTGGCATTCTCTGCAACTTCATGAACGCCGGTTTCTGCGGCCATCCGCTTAACATGTCCGGCGGTAGTGGCTGGACCAACTACCCCAACGCCCACCTGGGCGTGCGCGTGAAGTACGATCTGTCGTCGTCCTGGCAACTGCGTGTGGCGGCCTTCAATGTCGATCCTGAGAGCAACGGCAATTCCAGCCGTGCCTGGCATCTGGGCCCGAAACAAACGACCGGCACCGTGGTGCCGATCGAATTGGTGTACAAACACGCGGGTGAGTTTCCCGGCGAGTACAAGGCTGGCTACTACTACGACAGCTCCGACGTGAAACGCATCGGCAGCGATAAAGACGTGTCCGGCCGCAGCGGTCATTACCTCCTGATTGATCAGGCCGTTTGGAACTCGCAAACGTCCGAGGGCCGCAGTCTGCACGCCTTCGGCCAATACTCGGCGGCCAGCGAAGCGGCTTCACCGTTCAGCAAGTGGTACGGCACCGGCGTGGTTCTGTACAAACCGTTCGAAGGTCGCCCGCGTGACACCGTCGCTCTGGGCTATGGCCGGGCGGTGCCCAATCCACGCAGCCGGGATGTGCAGCAGGACGCCGCGCTCGCCAATGGCACAACGTTCCCGAATCTGGACAGTGCCGAACAGCTGATCGAGCTTGGCTATGGTTACCAAGCCACACCTTGGCTGACGCTGCGTCCGAATGTGCAATACATCATCGAACCGGGCGCGTTTTCCGGGCAAGACATCGACAATGCGCTAGTGCTCGGTTTGCAGGTCAAAGCTGCGCTCTGA
- a CDS encoding amino acid ABC transporter permease — translation MSYIERFLGGIAVSVQLTLLSFAIAIVLGLLLAIMRVSPWPPFRWFASSYVELMRMMPLLALLLLFTFGLPKLGFMYSLFTSTVLVLGLYSAAWICEVVRSGINTVPIGQIEAARSIGMRFDQILGEVVLPQAVQSVIAPLGNLFIIQIKASAIGAAIGVADITYTAQKINFDTALAVPTFLGAMAAYFLLTLPAGLFFRVLEQKMAVLR, via the coding sequence ATGTCTTATATCGAACGCTTTCTGGGGGGCATTGCGGTCAGCGTACAGTTGACCCTGCTGTCCTTTGCCATTGCGATCGTTCTCGGACTGCTTCTGGCGATCATGAGGGTGAGCCCATGGCCACCCTTTCGCTGGTTTGCCAGCAGTTACGTAGAACTCATGAGGATGATGCCGCTTCTGGCGTTGTTGCTGCTGTTCACGTTTGGCCTGCCGAAGCTGGGCTTCATGTACTCGCTGTTCACTTCAACGGTGCTGGTCCTGGGGCTGTATAGCGCGGCGTGGATCTGCGAGGTGGTGCGGTCGGGCATCAACACCGTGCCCATTGGGCAGATCGAAGCGGCCCGCAGTATCGGCATGCGGTTCGACCAGATACTGGGCGAAGTGGTTTTGCCGCAAGCGGTGCAGTCGGTGATCGCCCCGCTGGGCAATTTGTTCATCATCCAGATCAAAGCGTCCGCTATCGGTGCTGCGATCGGTGTCGCCGACATCACCTACACCGCGCAAAAAATCAACTTCGACACCGCCCTGGCCGTGCCGACGTTCCTCGGTGCAATGGCGGCCTATTTCCTGTTGACCCTTCCCGCGGGCCTGTTCTTCCGCGTCCTTGAGCAAAAAATGGCGGTGCTGCGATGA
- a CDS encoding LysR family transcriptional regulator, whose amino-acid sequence MTSETIRIDHLGVMRALVKVVELGTFSAAAREMHVSPSTLTRMITTLEKSLGTTLLHRTTHIVALTEAGQIYHARALSMIADLDDTLRVVSDLNLAPSGPLKLVSPVAFGRRFLAPLIAPFLQMYPGIQMDLRLTDNHNDMIVGGFDLDIHEGENHLANLIAYPICRNDSLLCATPDYLTRNGTPSTPAELSAHNCLIYLHPDSDPHWYFTKDDVKHSIFPKGNLQSDNSELLLEAVCGGLGIAEFEIWLVRDLLLSGELQIVLPEYRFVNTLTGDQIYMAYLPNRRYSTKVRVLRDFLEDRLKGISELPPELFKCRS is encoded by the coding sequence ATGACGTCTGAAACGATACGAATCGATCACCTAGGGGTCATGAGAGCACTGGTTAAAGTGGTCGAATTGGGCACCTTTTCCGCAGCGGCGCGGGAGATGCACGTCTCCCCTTCAACCCTGACCCGCATGATCACGACGCTGGAAAAATCCCTGGGCACGACCCTGCTGCACCGCACCACGCACATCGTCGCCCTCACGGAAGCGGGCCAGATCTATCATGCGCGGGCGTTGTCGATGATCGCGGATCTGGACGACACCTTGCGTGTCGTCAGCGACCTCAACCTGGCGCCCAGCGGCCCCTTGAAACTCGTATCGCCAGTGGCATTCGGCAGACGGTTCCTCGCACCGCTGATCGCGCCATTCCTGCAGATGTATCCGGGTATCCAAATGGATCTGCGGTTGACCGACAACCACAATGACATGATCGTAGGCGGCTTTGATCTCGATATTCACGAGGGCGAAAATCATCTCGCGAACTTGATCGCCTACCCAATCTGCCGCAACGATTCCTTGCTGTGTGCCACTCCCGACTATCTAACGCGCAACGGCACTCCATCCACTCCCGCCGAACTCAGCGCACACAATTGCCTGATTTATCTGCACCCCGACAGCGATCCTCATTGGTACTTCACAAAGGATGACGTAAAGCACTCGATATTCCCCAAGGGCAATTTGCAATCGGACAACTCGGAGCTGCTGCTTGAAGCCGTCTGTGGCGGCCTGGGTATTGCAGAATTTGAAATCTGGCTGGTGCGTGACCTGCTCTTGAGCGGTGAATTGCAAATCGTGTTACCTGAATATCGGTTTGTTAATACACTGACCGGGGATCAAATCTATATGGCTTATCTACCCAATCGACGTTACTCGACGAAAGTCAGGGTGCTACGCGATTTTCTTGAAGACCGACTCAAGGGCATAAGCGAACTGCCTCCTGAGCTTTTCAAGTGTCGGTCATGA
- a CDS encoding asparaginase: protein MRRLFDAMRSHPEMVSGTGRADLGITLSSNGDWVAKTGADGVQTVGIRSRGLGVAVKVSDGDFASVFAVTIAVLKQLGVLDQDSNSPLLAPWADPVLRSYNGSRAGQLKATVQLKFV, encoded by the coding sequence TTGCGGCGGCTGTTCGATGCCATGCGCAGCCATCCGGAAATGGTCTCGGGGACCGGTCGCGCCGACCTGGGCATTACGCTGTCTTCGAATGGCGACTGGGTCGCGAAAACCGGTGCCGATGGCGTGCAGACGGTCGGTATCCGCAGTCGTGGCTTGGGCGTGGCGGTCAAGGTCAGTGACGGCGATTTCGCCAGCGTGTTCGCGGTGACCATCGCCGTGCTCAAACAACTGGGTGTGCTGGATCAGGACAGCAACAGTCCGCTACTGGCACCGTGGGCCGATCCAGTGTTGAGAAGTTACAACGGTTCGCGCGCCGGCCAATTGAAAGCCACGGTGCAATTGAAGTTCGTCTAG
- a CDS encoding amino acid ABC transporter permease has protein sequence MSADNLLYEPPGPVARRRNRIISVVGVVLLFCFMYAVGHRLEASGQFDAHRWKIFLHPGTLKFLFDGLMATLLAAVISTVLAFSLAVPLALARLSNRFWVRTLAAGYIGCFRAVPLLLLILFTVILLPSLGLHWSALGYLIFGMVLHHSAMTAEVVRAGILSLGRGQKEAALSIGMRDHQAMMWVVLPQALKLMLPTLVSAVLAIVQDTSLGYIIPYEELLRRSQQISSFAPQSLLQSAFIVTVMYGFVSALLLALRRWIERRQAYDSRSQRTKITITEGNFVEAVEAAPVMQSGLRSAPDRMSGRD, from the coding sequence ATGAGCGCGGACAATCTGCTCTACGAACCGCCGGGCCCTGTTGCCAGACGGCGTAACCGAATCATCTCTGTGGTTGGCGTGGTCCTGTTGTTCTGCTTTATGTACGCGGTCGGGCATCGCCTGGAGGCGAGTGGTCAGTTCGATGCCCATCGCTGGAAAATCTTCCTGCATCCGGGCACGTTGAAGTTCCTGTTTGACGGACTGATGGCGACCTTGCTGGCTGCGGTGATCAGCACGGTACTGGCCTTCAGCCTTGCCGTACCTCTGGCGCTGGCGCGGTTGTCGAACAGATTTTGGGTGCGCACGCTGGCTGCGGGCTACATCGGCTGTTTCCGTGCGGTACCGCTGCTGTTGCTGATTCTGTTTACGGTCATCCTGCTGCCTTCGCTCGGGTTGCACTGGTCGGCCTTGGGCTACCTGATTTTCGGCATGGTGCTGCATCACAGCGCGATGACCGCGGAGGTTGTACGTGCGGGCATTCTTTCGCTGGGGCGCGGGCAGAAGGAGGCCGCGCTTTCAATAGGCATGCGCGATCATCAAGCGATGATGTGGGTGGTATTGCCACAGGCGCTGAAGCTGATGTTGCCAACATTGGTCAGTGCCGTTCTGGCGATCGTCCAGGACACGTCCCTGGGGTACATCATTCCGTACGAAGAATTGTTGCGTCGTTCACAGCAGATATCGAGCTTCGCGCCGCAGTCGCTGTTGCAATCGGCGTTTATTGTCACGGTGATGTACGGGTTTGTCAGTGCCCTGCTGTTGGCACTGCGTCGCTGGATTGAACGTCGACAGGCTTATGATTCTCGCAGTCAGCGAACGAAGATAACTATCACAGAGGGCAACTTTGTCGAAGCGGTTGAGGCTGCTCCAGTCATGCAGTCGGGGTTGCGGTCTGCGCCTGATCGAATGTCGGGACGGGACTAA